The following coding sequences lie in one Natrarchaeobius halalkaliphilus genomic window:
- a CDS encoding DUF354 domain-containing protein: MRYLFFTNTPAHVHLYKHAVRTLREGGHDVLVLARDYTCTVDLLEWYDLPYEIYGRCGTTKGSLLSRLPAHYARAIRLALRFDPDLVVGMGGYAAHTGAVIVTPTVLFIDSEPASFDHTISTPFARAVLTPNTFQKDLGERHYVFSGFKECAYLHPDVYEPNPSIRDRLEIGRDESYVILRLNAFGSQHDVGKAGISGDDRHRIVDRLSDDATVFVSDEGGDADLEGLPARPFDLHPALMHDALSEATLLVADTQTMVTEAALLGTPAIRSNSFVGDDDMGNFVELENHGLIHNVTSAQEIIERSSAILESETVDEVWQRRRDEFLSDRENLTDVIVDVATAHGRVDELESVRQFDGDVASEPSRSVGIGSD, from the coding sequence ATGAGATATCTGTTCTTTACGAACACGCCAGCGCACGTCCATCTGTACAAACACGCGGTTCGAACGCTCCGTGAGGGGGGACACGATGTGCTCGTCCTCGCACGCGATTACACCTGCACCGTCGACCTGCTCGAGTGGTACGATCTCCCCTACGAGATCTACGGTCGCTGTGGAACGACGAAGGGGTCGTTGCTGAGTCGGCTTCCGGCACACTACGCTCGTGCGATCCGACTCGCGCTTCGGTTCGATCCGGATCTGGTCGTCGGCATGGGCGGGTACGCCGCCCACACCGGTGCGGTGATCGTGACGCCGACGGTCCTGTTCATCGATTCCGAGCCGGCGTCCTTCGATCACACGATCTCGACGCCGTTCGCCCGCGCCGTTCTCACACCCAACACGTTCCAGAAGGATCTCGGTGAACGTCACTACGTCTTCTCTGGATTCAAAGAGTGTGCGTACCTGCACCCGGACGTCTACGAGCCGAATCCGTCGATTCGAGACCGACTCGAGATCGGACGCGACGAGTCGTACGTCATCCTCCGGCTCAACGCCTTCGGATCACAACACGACGTTGGAAAAGCGGGGATTTCCGGCGACGATCGGCATCGGATCGTCGATCGGCTGAGCGACGATGCGACGGTTTTCGTCTCCGACGAGGGCGGTGATGCCGACCTTGAGGGACTGCCCGCTCGTCCGTTCGACCTTCACCCCGCGCTGATGCACGATGCGCTCTCGGAGGCGACGCTGCTCGTCGCGGATACCCAGACGATGGTCACCGAAGCGGCACTGCTCGGAACGCCGGCGATCCGATCGAACTCGTTCGTCGGTGACGACGACATGGGGAACTTCGTCGAACTCGAGAACCACGGACTCATTCACAACGTCACGTCAGCCCAGGAGATCATCGAACGCTCGAGTGCGATACTCGAGAGCGAAACCGTCGACGAGGTGTGGCAGCGCCGGCGCGACGAGTTCCTTTCGGACAGAGAAAACCTCACGGACGTGATCGTCGACGTCGCGACCGCACACGGTCGGGTGGACGAACTCGAGTCAGTTCGTCAATTCGACGGCGACGTCGCCTCGGAGCCCTCGAGATCGGTCGGTATCGGCAGCGACTGA
- a CDS encoding DUF7344 domain-containing protein encodes MNDRSVSVSELREADLDHSVEELLRLFSDPSVRATIRWLYERPDTTIDELASVIVAEQAADEATIATESEYERERIRLHHVVLPRLDDHDMITYEYDSGTVTETDIHEAIRSFLGVDTDERPS; translated from the coding sequence ATGAATGATCGTTCAGTATCCGTCTCTGAGCTTCGGGAGGCCGACCTCGACCACTCCGTCGAGGAACTCCTTCGACTGTTCTCGGACCCGTCCGTCCGAGCGACGATCAGATGGCTCTACGAGAGACCGGATACGACGATCGACGAACTCGCTTCGGTTATCGTCGCAGAACAGGCCGCAGACGAGGCGACGATCGCGACGGAGTCGGAGTACGAACGCGAACGTATTCGTCTCCATCACGTGGTATTACCACGGCTCGACGACCACGACATGATCACCTACGAGTACGACAGCGGAACCGTTACTGAAACCGATATCCACGAGGCGATCCGTTCGTTTCTCGGAGTCGATACCGATGAACGGCCTTCGTGA
- the gvpO gene encoding gas vesicle protein GvpO, halophile-type has product MAEADTKRSPDQCQALTEDGERCSRPAQDDGFCYQHDESDSTVSDSQTVDEREQDDDQNAQQRSRDLSVDMTAEEKTDPESVDADVDTDHEEIEGVLAVRKTVQSTATELIGREFDGVSEIVPTDDGWRAIVEVVERRAVPDTQDIIGRYEIELDEGSTIHGYRRLDRYRRGDTAEFE; this is encoded by the coding sequence ATGGCTGAAGCCGACACCAAACGCTCGCCGGACCAGTGCCAAGCGCTCACCGAGGACGGCGAGCGCTGTTCGCGCCCGGCTCAGGACGACGGCTTCTGTTACCAGCACGACGAGAGTGATTCAACCGTGAGCGATAGTCAGACAGTCGACGAACGAGAACAGGACGACGACCAAAACGCACAACAGCGAAGTCGAGATCTGAGCGTCGATATGACGGCCGAGGAGAAGACCGATCCCGAGTCGGTCGACGCCGACGTTGACACCGATCACGAGGAGATCGAGGGCGTTCTCGCGGTTCGAAAGACCGTCCAGTCGACCGCGACGGAACTCATCGGTCGGGAGTTCGACGGCGTCAGCGAGATCGTGCCGACGGACGACGGCTGGCGGGCCATCGTCGAGGTCGTCGAACGACGTGCCGTCCCCGACACGCAGGACATCATCGGTCGGTACGAGATCGAGCTCGACGAGGGCTCGACGATCCACGGCTACCGTCGACTCGACCGCTACCGACGCGGCGATACTGCGGAGTTCGAGTGA
- a CDS encoding antibiotic ABC transporter permease — protein sequence MQSHGVTQSEAKNQTIPRSRALDRYVSVLDSTLEYSRRRGYAGPDYGDGMSSELLQAFPLENRLLNLGVQEIVKRTPVDVRPLLRVEHRRNYKGAALFAMANLNYHELACALGTRADVSFDPQAEAATLADWLLEERITGYSGFCGGHRHEIQHLHTKGVPSDPDIVSTTYAVRALLRAASLDDRYAEIARTASSFLVEDLNYREVSEGAKIDYHMNHPEDSYTLNSAALGAGMLVDLYADTGEDELRHRAARILDHVAAHQTEIGGWPYRLPADASHLSMDSHHNGFIIESFQRYRDVVDDGRYSDTLSSALEFYRNELFELDGAPNFDETNAYPRDIHASTQGMLVFTREGDLEFAERLLRWVLANLQVEPGRFYFRKHRYHTKRVTLMRWCQAWMSYAVSEFLLAASDRMATETDGFR from the coding sequence ATGCAGTCGCACGGCGTTACACAATCGGAGGCGAAGAACCAGACGATACCGCGTTCTCGAGCGCTCGACCGGTACGTTTCCGTTCTCGACTCGACTCTCGAGTACAGTCGTCGTCGCGGGTACGCCGGCCCGGACTACGGCGACGGAATGAGCAGCGAGCTCCTTCAGGCGTTCCCCCTCGAGAACCGACTCCTCAATCTGGGTGTTCAGGAGATCGTCAAACGGACGCCGGTGGACGTCAGACCGCTCTTGCGCGTCGAACACCGGCGAAACTACAAGGGAGCGGCCCTGTTTGCGATGGCCAACCTGAACTATCACGAACTGGCGTGCGCCCTGGGAACCCGGGCCGACGTTTCGTTCGATCCACAGGCCGAGGCCGCAACGCTGGCCGATTGGCTGCTCGAGGAACGGATCACGGGATACAGTGGCTTCTGCGGCGGTCACCGTCACGAGATCCAGCACTTGCACACGAAAGGCGTTCCGAGCGATCCGGACATCGTCTCCACGACCTACGCGGTCAGGGCGCTCCTTCGAGCGGCATCACTCGACGACCGATACGCCGAGATCGCTCGAACTGCGTCCTCGTTCCTGGTCGAGGACCTGAACTACCGGGAGGTGTCCGAAGGCGCGAAGATCGACTACCACATGAACCATCCCGAGGACTCGTATACGCTCAATTCGGCGGCGCTCGGCGCCGGGATGCTCGTCGACCTCTATGCGGACACCGGAGAGGACGAACTCCGACACCGGGCGGCACGGATCCTCGATCACGTCGCAGCCCACCAGACGGAGATCGGCGGCTGGCCGTACCGTCTCCCGGCCGATGCCTCGCACCTCTCGATGGACAGCCACCACAACGGATTCATCATCGAGTCCTTCCAGCGGTATCGAGACGTCGTCGACGACGGGCGATACAGCGACACGCTCTCGTCTGCCCTCGAGTTCTACCGAAACGAACTGTTCGAACTGGACGGCGCGCCGAACTTCGACGAAACGAACGCCTATCCCCGCGACATCCACGCAAGCACCCAGGGAATGCTCGTTTTCACTCGCGAGGGCGACCTCGAGTTTGCAGAGCGTCTCCTCCGATGGGTGCTCGCGAACTTGCAGGTCGAACCGGGACGGTTCTACTTTCGGAAACATCGATATCACACGAAACGGGTGACACTGATGCGGTGGTGTCAGGCGTGGATGTCGTACGCGGTCTCGGAGTTTCTCCTCGCTGCCTCCGATCGGATGGCAACCGAAACTGACGGATTTCGGTAA
- a CDS encoding GNAT family N-acetyltransferase has translation MDVTRIGLEDWRDALPSSGYEFFHDPDALSVLDDHTTADLRLYGAYKGQQSVGLLPVFVGEKSLGTTALSPPLSLGVPRLGPLITPNSPKPRKAERINRELATAVVDDLAADRRSTLFRMTCPLEYTDPRPYAWNGFTVEPQFTYVVSLEDCDDLEDVMAGFSKSLRNEMRRYDEIDLTIDTEGIDAALRVYDDVVAQYEEYGDTAPMSRPFLRDLLSTVDDDRWRVYVARTPDGAYQSAILTLYSPDLASYWQGGVTASYEHVSVNNLLHRAILEDLVTDPELDSITGYDLVGANTERLCEYKGKFNGELSPYYVIESSGLEMSIAKSAYRKFSSMK, from the coding sequence ATGGACGTCACACGAATCGGTCTCGAGGACTGGCGCGACGCCCTCCCGTCGAGCGGCTACGAATTCTTTCACGACCCGGACGCCCTCTCCGTTCTGGACGATCACACGACGGCCGATCTCAGACTGTACGGGGCGTACAAAGGTCAGCAGTCGGTCGGACTGTTGCCCGTCTTCGTCGGTGAAAAGTCTCTCGGGACGACCGCGCTCTCGCCTCCGTTGTCCCTCGGCGTGCCGCGCCTCGGCCCGTTGATAACCCCGAACAGCCCGAAACCACGGAAAGCAGAGCGAATCAATCGGGAGCTAGCGACGGCCGTCGTCGACGATCTCGCCGCGGACCGACGTTCGACGCTCTTTCGAATGACCTGCCCCCTCGAGTACACAGATCCGCGACCGTACGCCTGGAACGGGTTCACGGTCGAGCCACAGTTCACCTACGTCGTCTCCCTCGAGGACTGTGACGATCTCGAGGACGTCATGGCCGGCTTCAGCAAGAGCCTTCGAAACGAGATGCGTCGGTACGACGAGATCGACCTCACGATCGATACCGAAGGAATCGACGCGGCCCTTCGGGTCTACGACGACGTGGTCGCCCAGTACGAGGAGTACGGAGATACCGCGCCGATGTCTCGGCCGTTCCTGCGCGATCTCCTCTCGACGGTCGATGACGATCGATGGCGAGTGTACGTCGCCAGAACGCCCGACGGAGCGTACCAGAGCGCGATCCTGACGCTGTACTCTCCCGACCTCGCCTCCTACTGGCAGGGTGGCGTCACCGCGTCCTACGAGCACGTCAGTGTGAACAACCTCCTGCATCGGGCCATCCTCGAGGACCTCGTCACCGATCCCGAACTCGACTCGATAACGGGGTACGATCTCGTCGGCGCGAACACCGAGCGCCTCTGTGAGTACAAAGGGAAGTTCAACGGCGAGCTCAGCCCCTACTACGTGATCGAATCGTCGGGTCTCGAGATGTCGATCGCCAAATCGGCCTACCGGAAGTTCTCGAGTATGAAATGA